Proteins from a genomic interval of Clostridium scatologenes:
- the argF gene encoding ornithine carbamoyltransferase, whose translation MFNLKNRSFLTLMDFTPKEINFLINLSKELKNAKYTGTEKQMLKGKNIVLLFQKDSTRTRCAFEVGAMDQGANITYIGPTGSQMGKKESIADTARVLGRMYDGIEYRGYSQKVVETLAKYSGVPVWNGLTDEDHPTQVLADFLTIKENINKPLNQVKFVYVGDGRNNMANALMIGASKMGMDFRIVAPKELFPHSEILEKCSVVAKQNGGNITITDDIKKGVEHVDVVYTDVWLSMGEPEEEWEERIELLKPYQVNMDMIKNTLNANVKFLHCLPAFHDTSTKVGEQIYNKYGLDCMEVTNEVFESEYSLVFDEAENRMHTIKAVMVATLGK comes from the coding sequence GTGTTTAATTTAAAGAATAGAAGTTTTTTAACTTTAATGGATTTTACACCTAAAGAGATAAATTTTTTAATAAATTTATCAAAGGAACTAAAGAATGCAAAATATACAGGGACTGAAAAACAAATGCTGAAAGGAAAAAATATAGTATTGTTATTTCAAAAGGATTCTACAAGAACTAGATGTGCTTTTGAAGTTGGGGCAATGGATCAAGGTGCAAATATCACATACATTGGGCCGACGGGAAGTCAAATGGGGAAAAAGGAATCTATAGCAGATACTGCAAGGGTTTTGGGAAGAATGTATGATGGTATAGAATATAGAGGATATAGTCAAAAAGTTGTAGAAACCTTGGCAAAATATTCAGGAGTACCTGTATGGAATGGATTAACTGATGAGGATCATCCAACTCAAGTTTTAGCAGATTTTTTAACTATAAAAGAAAATATCAACAAACCATTGAATCAAGTAAAATTTGTATATGTTGGTGATGGTAGGAACAATATGGCCAATGCTCTTATGATAGGTGCATCAAAGATGGGAATGGACTTTAGAATAGTAGCGCCAAAAGAATTATTTCCACATTCAGAGATATTAGAAAAATGTAGTGTGGTTGCTAAGCAAAATGGAGGAAACATAACTATTACAGATGATATAAAAAAAGGTGTAGAGCATGTGGATGTAGTATATACGGATGTTTGGTTATCAATGGGTGAGCCAGAAGAAGAATGGGAGGAACGTATAGAGCTTTTAAAGCCATATCAGGTAAATATGGATATGATTAAAAATACTCTTAATGCAAATGTTAAGTTTCTTCATTGTTTGCCAGCATTTCATGATACAAGTACTAAAGTAGGAGAACAAATATACAATAAATATGGATTAGATTGTATGGAGGTTACTAATGAAGTATTTGAAAGTGAGTATTCATTGGTGTTTGATGAAGCTGAAAATAGAATGCATACAATAAAAGCAGTTATGGTAGCAACTTTAGGAAAATAA
- a CDS encoding DUF1836 domain-containing protein, which produces MKKDKFTMESIDEIAKDISENTIVSYEDLPRYDLFLSQVIDYLNDKFLDEKYTNNIVQNYIKNEIISKPEDGKKRGYTKLHLAQLVLLSYMRPILTTQEIKKVFCLAFNDINDRDDDIISWEKAYKNFSDIQQDSFEEFISKQHFDAVKIDKIVEDMNLKKGEQERIKIFFIVMTLICQASAIKKLVQSIVDNYEDNI; this is translated from the coding sequence ATGAAAAAAGATAAATTTACTATGGAATCTATAGATGAGATTGCTAAGGATATATCTGAAAATACTATAGTGTCTTATGAGGATTTACCAAGATATGATTTATTTTTGTCACAGGTTATAGATTACCTTAATGATAAATTTTTAGATGAAAAATATACTAATAATATAGTTCAAAATTACATTAAAAATGAAATCATATCAAAACCGGAGGATGGAAAAAAGAGAGGATATACTAAGCTGCATTTAGCACAATTAGTACTTCTTAGTTATATGAGACCAATACTTACCACTCAGGAAATAAAAAAGGTTTTTTGCTTGGCTTTTAATGATATAAATGACAGAGATGATGATATTATATCCTGGGAAAAAGCTTATAAAAATTTTTCGGATATACAACAAGATAGTTTTGAAGAATTTATATCAAAACAGCATTTTGATGCAGTGAAAATTGATAAGATAGTAGAGGACATGAATTTAAAAAAAGGTGAACAAGAACGAATAAAGATCTTTTTTATAGTAATGACTTTAATTTGTCAGGCTAGTGCTATAAAGAAACTAGTACAAAGTATAGTAGATAATTATGAAGATAACATTTAA
- a CDS encoding PspA/IM30 family protein, whose protein sequence is MGIFSRMSNMFKAKVNNALDEVENPIELLDQKIRDMEESLNKAKLSSAQILGNVHEIEKKMATAKRDSEDFDEKVKLAMSKGNEDLAKKALAKKLECDKTYDSLKTSYEDASKKAETLKAKLRELENEIEKTRTYRDEASARFNNAEASKKVNEILSNVDTGSNKINLDDIERKVQRKEALAEGLGDLREDNSLEKEFEKLKETDLDEELKKYKQN, encoded by the coding sequence ATGGGAATATTTTCAAGAATGTCTAACATGTTTAAAGCTAAAGTCAACAATGCTTTGGATGAGGTTGAAAATCCAATTGAACTTTTAGACCAAAAGATTAGAGATATGGAGGAAAGCTTAAATAAAGCAAAATTATCTTCCGCTCAAATTTTAGGTAATGTTCATGAAATTGAAAAGAAGATGGCTACTGCAAAAAGAGATTCAGAAGATTTTGATGAAAAAGTTAAACTTGCTATGAGTAAAGGCAATGAAGATTTAGCTAAAAAAGCTCTTGCAAAAAAACTAGAATGCGATAAAACTTATGATTCTTTAAAAACTAGCTATGAAGATGCTAGTAAAAAAGCTGAAACATTAAAAGCCAAACTTAGGGAACTAGAAAATGAAATAGAAAAAACTAGAACTTATAGAGATGAAGCTTCAGCTAGATTTAATAATGCCGAGGCTAGTAAAAAGGTTAACGAAATTTTATCAAATGTAGATACTGGAAGTAATAAAATAAACTTAGACGATATAGAAAGAAAAGTTCAAAGAAAAGAAGCCTTAGCAGAAGGCTTAGGAGATTTAAGAGAAGATAATTCTTTAGAAAAGGAATTTGAAAAATTAAAAGAAACTGATCTTGATGAAGAATTAAAAAAATATAAACAGAACTAA
- the fsa gene encoding fructose-6-phosphate aldolase, which translates to MKIFIDTANVEEIKRVAKWGVLDGVTTNPSLIAKEGRKLKDVIEEICDIVDGPISAEVISLEADKMVEEGRELSKLHKNIVIKIPMCEEGLKAVSVLAKEGIRTNVTLIFSAQQALLAAKAGASFVSPFMGRLDDIGNAGIVVIQDIAEIFEIYGIETEIIAASIRTPMHVLDCAKAGADISTIPYKVLMQMLKHPLTDAGIQKFLDDYNNSQK; encoded by the coding sequence ATGAAAATATTCATTGATACAGCTAATGTAGAAGAAATAAAGAGAGTAGCAAAATGGGGTGTACTTGATGGTGTAACAACTAATCCATCATTGATTGCTAAAGAAGGCAGAAAATTAAAGGATGTTATTGAAGAGATTTGTGATATCGTAGATGGTCCTATTAGTGCAGAGGTTATAAGCCTAGAAGCTGATAAGATGGTCGAAGAAGGCAGAGAGCTTTCAAAATTACATAAAAATATAGTAATAAAAATACCTATGTGCGAAGAAGGATTGAAAGCAGTTTCTGTTTTAGCTAAAGAAGGTATAAGAACAAATGTTACTTTAATATTCTCGGCACAACAAGCTTTATTAGCTGCTAAAGCAGGAGCAAGTTTTGTAAGTCCATTTATGGGTAGATTAGATGATATAGGTAATGCAGGAATTGTAGTTATACAAGATATAGCTGAAATATTTGAGATATATGGTATAGAAACAGAAATAATAGCAGCAAGTATAAGAACACCTATGCATGTTTTAGATTGTGCAAAAGCAGGGGCAGATATATCAACAATACCATATAAAGTATTAATGCAAATGCTTAAACATCCATTGACAGATGCAGGTATACAGAAATTCCTAGATGATTATAATAACTCACAAAAGTAG
- a CDS encoding HD domain-containing protein: protein MNSSNEFLKVLKESLNEVGGEAYLVGTFVRERLMDFKSQPSRLDIIYNGDINKLLMSLDNKQFSFYSLKENKDTYRYSGTNVVFNIAKMKGKNIEEDLGKRDFSINAICLKLIENKIIDPFNGRKAIKCRIIQSIRDTSIEEDPIRILRGIRFCIRYGMHFNLETENKIVDLSYKLKNSNKERIFTELMKLMEIDDNGRVFEVLDSYGILKNIFPYMEELKTVGKCKYHIEDAFTHMKLTYEVFKDVVKGRIKIEGLNLKHLEDCIDSFKIRECVSLACFLHDIGKFNCYKEKEDSVSFLGHEKEGAKIVNDICKDMRVPKKSAQLVEELVEAHMCPLEIFKMDENKRMEAAHKFFERYDKYFEFILIISLCDNYATYDSLYEDTRKHEYKKFIEKMICKYKFQK, encoded by the coding sequence ATGAATAGTTCAAATGAATTTTTAAAAGTGTTAAAGGAATCTTTAAATGAAGTAGGAGGTGAAGCATATTTAGTAGGGACATTTGTTAGAGAAAGACTTATGGATTTTAAAAGTCAACCATCTAGACTAGATATTATATATAATGGAGATATAAACAAGTTATTAATGTCTTTAGATAACAAACAATTCAGCTTTTATTCTCTAAAAGAAAATAAAGATACTTATAGATATAGTGGTACAAATGTAGTTTTTAATATAGCCAAAATGAAAGGAAAAAATATTGAAGAAGATTTAGGTAAAAGAGATTTTTCTATAAATGCAATTTGTCTTAAACTTATAGAAAATAAAATAATAGATCCTTTTAACGGAAGAAAAGCTATAAAGTGTAGGATTATTCAAAGTATAAGAGATACAAGTATAGAAGAAGATCCAATTAGAATTCTAAGAGGTATTAGATTTTGTATAAGATATGGTATGCATTTTAATTTAGAAACAGAGAATAAAATAGTGGATTTATCTTATAAACTTAAAAATAGTAATAAGGAACGAATATTTACTGAACTCATGAAGTTAATGGAGATAGATGATAATGGTAGAGTTTTTGAAGTTTTGGATAGTTATGGTATTCTAAAAAACATATTTCCTTATATGGAGGAATTAAAAACTGTAGGAAAGTGTAAATATCACATAGAAGATGCATTTACTCATATGAAGTTAACTTATGAGGTGTTTAAGGATGTAGTTAAAGGAAGAATAAAAATAGAAGGACTTAATTTGAAGCATTTAGAAGATTGTATAGACAGTTTTAAAATAAGAGAATGTGTAAGTCTTGCATGTTTTTTACATGACATAGGAAAGTTTAACTGTTATAAAGAGAAAGAAGATAGTGTAAGCTTTTTGGGACATGAAAAAGAAGGAGCTAAAATAGTTAATGATATATGCAAAGATATGAGAGTTCCTAAAAAATCAGCTCAGCTTGTAGAAGAACTTGTAGAAGCACATATGTGTCCATTAGAAATTTTTAAAATGGATGAAAATAAAAGAATGGAAGCAGCCCATAAGTTCTTTGAAAGGTATGATAAATACTTTGAATTTATACTAATTATTTCACTATGTGACAACTATGCAACTTATGATTCTTTATACGAAGATACCAGAAAACATGAATATAAGAAGTTTATTGAAAAGATGATTTGTAAGTATAAGTTTCAAAAATAA
- a CDS encoding AbrB/MazE/SpoVT family DNA-binding domain-containing protein: MKSTGVVRRVDELGRIVIPIELRRTLDIAEKDALEIYVDGEQIILKKYEPACIFCGDARDVVNYKGKNICKNCLNELKEGK; this comes from the coding sequence ATGAAATCAACTGGAGTTGTAAGAAGAGTAGATGAATTAGGAAGAATAGTTATTCCTATAGAACTAAGAAGAACTTTGGATATTGCAGAAAAAGACGCTTTAGAAATATATGTTGATGGTGAACAAATTATATTAAAAAAATATGAACCTGCATGTATATTCTGTGGTGATGCAAGAGATGTTGTAAACTACAAAGGCAAAAATATTTGCAAAAATTGTTTAAATGAATTAAAAGAAGGTAAATAG
- a CDS encoding NlpC/P60 family protein encodes MNKKTLSVVIALTLAVTMNGTVLAAPTSSNPQIAQVQQQKQDLETKVEKLDNQITEIMKQIDGNKKSIEKTTADIKATQQELTNAENSIKGQQDIFNKRVRAMYINGADSYLGVILQSDNLSDFISRVDTVKKIVGFDEKIIKDLKQKKDTISKKKESLNAENNKLLALKADNEKKLASFNNSRSEQKNLIASLDAKEKALKAADAETNNLVASAQSQVEKYSASSPALSRGSSSASSIVAYASTFQGVPYAWGGNGPSSFDCSGFTCYVFAHFGISLPRIASEQQGVGEYVSRDQLQPGDLVFFGSPAHHVGIYVGNGCMIHAPHTGDVVKISSLHSDFSGGRRVR; translated from the coding sequence TTGAATAAAAAAACTTTATCTGTTGTTATTGCGTTAACATTAGCAGTAACAATGAATGGAACTGTTCTAGCTGCACCAACAAGTAGTAATCCACAGATAGCTCAAGTTCAACAACAAAAACAAGATTTAGAAACAAAAGTAGAAAAACTGGACAACCAGATAACAGAAATAATGAAACAAATAGATGGTAATAAGAAAAGTATTGAAAAAACTACAGCAGATATAAAGGCAACTCAGCAAGAATTAACTAATGCGGAAAACAGCATAAAGGGACAACAGGATATATTTAATAAAAGAGTTAGAGCTATGTACATAAATGGAGCAGATAGTTACTTAGGCGTTATATTACAGTCTGATAACTTAAGTGATTTCATATCAAGAGTTGATACTGTTAAAAAAATAGTAGGTTTTGATGAAAAAATAATAAAGGATTTAAAACAGAAAAAAGATACAATATCAAAGAAAAAAGAATCTTTAAATGCTGAAAACAATAAACTTTTAGCATTAAAGGCAGATAATGAAAAGAAACTAGCAAGTTTTAATAATAGTAGAAGTGAACAAAAAAATTTAATTGCCAGCTTAGATGCTAAAGAAAAAGCTCTTAAGGCAGCAGATGCTGAAACAAATAATTTAGTTGCATCAGCTCAAAGCCAAGTTGAAAAATATAGTGCATCATCACCAGCATTGTCAAGAGGTTCATCATCAGCTAGTTCTATAGTTGCATATGCATCAACTTTCCAAGGTGTACCTTATGCTTGGGGAGGAAATGGTCCAAGCTCTTTTGATTGTTCTGGATTTACTTGTTATGTTTTCGCACATTTTGGAATAAGTTTACCAAGAATAGCTTCAGAGCAGCAAGGTGTAGGAGAGTATGTATCTAGAGATCAACTTCAACCAGGAGATTTAGTCTTCTTTGGATCACCAGCTCACCATGTTGGAATATATGTGGGTAATGGATGTATGATTCATGCACCACATACTGGAGATGTAGTTAAGATATCATCATTACATTCTGATTTCAGTGGAGGAAGAAGAGTAAGGTAG
- the rsmI gene encoding 16S rRNA (cytidine(1402)-2'-O)-methyltransferase: MSIGKLYLVPTPIGNLKDITLRALEVLKHVDLIAAEDTRQSLKLLNHFEIKKPLISYHKHNEQGKSENLIDKLKEGKNIALVSDAGTPGISDPGSVIVSKCIEENIDFEVLTGATAVTTALVYSGMDTTKFIFRGFMPRENKERKIMMEELENRKETLIFYEAPHRLKNTLEFLKNNLGNRKISICRELTKLHEEILRLNLSEAIDYYEEKTVKGEFVLVVEGKNEKEIMDEEMSEWKDLNIDEHIKMYIEEGLNKKEAIKKVAKDRNLPKSEIYKYSINL; this comes from the coding sequence ATGAGTATTGGAAAATTATATTTAGTACCTACACCAATAGGCAATTTAAAAGATATAACTTTAAGAGCATTAGAAGTATTAAAACATGTAGATTTAATAGCAGCAGAAGATACAAGGCAAAGTCTAAAGCTTTTAAACCATTTTGAGATAAAAAAGCCTTTAATAAGTTATCATAAACACAATGAACAGGGTAAAAGTGAAAATTTGATAGATAAGCTTAAAGAGGGAAAGAATATAGCTTTAGTAAGTGATGCTGGAACTCCAGGAATATCAGATCCAGGATCAGTAATTGTTTCTAAGTGCATAGAAGAAAATATAGATTTTGAAGTTTTAACTGGAGCTACTGCTGTAACTACAGCATTAGTATATTCAGGTATGGATACAACAAAATTTATATTTAGAGGGTTTATGCCAAGAGAAAACAAGGAAAGAAAAATTATGATGGAAGAATTGGAAAATAGAAAAGAAACTTTAATATTTTATGAAGCACCTCATAGACTTAAAAATACCTTAGAGTTTTTAAAAAATAATTTGGGTAATAGGAAAATATCCATATGCAGGGAACTTACAAAATTGCATGAGGAAATACTTAGATTGAATTTAAGTGAAGCTATAGATTATTATGAAGAGAAAACAGTAAAAGGAGAATTTGTGCTTGTAGTTGAAGGAAAAAATGAAAAAGAAATAATGGACGAGGAAATGTCAGAATGGAAAGATTTAAATATCGATGAACATATAAAAATGTATATTGAAGAGGGGTTAAATAAAAAAGAAGCTATAAAGAAAGTAGCTAAAGATAGAAATTTGCCTAAATCTGAAATATATAAGTATTCAATTAATTTGTAA
- a CDS encoding tRNA1(Val) (adenine(37)-N6)-methyltransferase has product MGNNFLKEDETLDDLQLKGICVIQKKHAFRFGVDAVLLANFATVKKDATVIDLCTGTGIVPFILSGKTKAFKITGIEIQEEMVEMANRSCRFNKLEDKIKFINKDLKDLKFLKNLSKVDVVTVNPPYKLKNSGIINPNDRDAIARHEICCTLEDVIKACKSVLKDNGRMYMIHRPDRLADIICIMRKYKIEPKLIKMVQPNFKKAPNMLLIEGQNNGGTFLKWETPLCVHNLDGTYTDEINKIYGK; this is encoded by the coding sequence ATGGGCAATAACTTTTTGAAAGAGGATGAAACACTGGATGATTTGCAGTTAAAAGGAATTTGTGTAATACAAAAAAAACATGCATTTAGATTTGGAGTTGATGCGGTGTTACTTGCCAATTTTGCAACCGTAAAAAAAGATGCAACAGTTATAGATTTGTGTACTGGCACAGGAATAGTTCCATTTATATTATCAGGAAAAACAAAAGCGTTTAAAATAACTGGAATAGAAATACAAGAAGAAATGGTGGAAATGGCCAACAGATCTTGTAGGTTTAATAAATTAGAAGATAAAATAAAGTTTATTAATAAGGATTTAAAGGATTTAAAATTTCTCAAAAACTTATCTAAAGTAGATGTAGTTACAGTTAATCCGCCTTATAAGTTGAAAAATTCTGGGATTATAAATCCCAATGATAGAGATGCTATTGCAAGACACGAAATATGTTGTACTTTAGAAGATGTTATAAAAGCATGTAAATCGGTTTTGAAGGATAATGGTAGGATGTATATGATTCACAGGCCAGATAGACTTGCAGATATTATATGTATTATGAGAAAATATAAAATTGAACCTAAGCTAATAAAGATGGTTCAACCTAATTTTAAAAAAGCGCCAAATATGTTATTAATAGAAGGGCAGAATAATGGGGGAACTTTTTTAAAATGGGAAACGCCTCTTTGCGTACATAATTTAGATGGAACCTATACTGATGAAATTAATAAGATATATGGAAAGTAA
- a CDS encoding OmpA/MotB family protein, translating into MKKKKEEEHENSERWLLSYSDFMTLLMILFVVLYAMSNVDKAKFSQLSQSMSIAMGGGKIMQGNENSPNISNSSPSGNSSDGKTEESKMEDLKKKVDSYLQKNGMQSSVTTEVDERGLVVSLKDTLFFETGKAEVIEASKVKLVEIGKILNQLNNTMRIEGHTDNVPIHNEQFSDNWQLSSARSLNVTELLIANGVPPKKLSSVAYGEYRPILDNSTEEGRARNRRVDIIVVSNKYNKIENNSIGTNPLGDPSLGDKPIGDKPIGDSPANVPDISTK; encoded by the coding sequence ATGAAGAAGAAAAAGGAAGAAGAACATGAAAATAGTGAAAGATGGCTTCTTAGTTATTCAGACTTTATGACCTTACTTATGATACTTTTTGTTGTTTTATATGCTATGAGCAACGTAGACAAAGCAAAATTTTCCCAGCTATCTCAATCAATGAGTATAGCAATGGGTGGTGGAAAAATAATGCAAGGTAATGAAAATTCTCCAAATATATCGAACTCAAGTCCTAGTGGAAACAGTTCGGATGGAAAGACAGAAGAATCTAAAATGGAGGACTTAAAGAAAAAAGTTGATAGTTATTTACAAAAAAATGGAATGCAAAGTAGTGTTACTACTGAAGTAGATGAAAGAGGCCTTGTAGTAAGTTTAAAAGATACTCTATTTTTTGAAACAGGAAAAGCAGAAGTTATAGAAGCTTCAAAAGTGAAGCTTGTGGAAATAGGAAAAATATTAAATCAGTTAAATAATACAATGAGAATAGAAGGTCATACGGATAACGTGCCTATACATAATGAGCAATTTTCGGATAACTGGCAATTATCTTCTGCTAGATCACTTAATGTTACTGAATTACTCATAGCTAATGGAGTACCTCCTAAAAAGCTTTCATCAGTTGCATATGGAGAATATAGACCAATATTAGATAATTCTACAGAAGAAGGTAGAGCAAGAAATAGAAGAGTTGATATAATTGTTGTAAGCAATAAGTATAATAAAATAGAGAACAATTCTATAGGAACAAATCCTTTAGGTGATCCAAGTTTAGGTGATAAACCTATAGGGGACAAACCGATAGGAGACAGTCCAGCGAATGTTCCAGATATAAGTACTAAGTAA
- a CDS encoding flagellar motor protein, whose amino-acid sequence MDISVIIFIIAGFGSIVAGYLMEKGLLSALFIAAPAVIVFGGTAGAVGLTFPMEVLKRLPKIVKVAINPKKIDLAGLVAYFKDVSYKTRKNGLLSLEGEISADPNLDPFIKKGLQLVVDGVDPQAVRSILELELESTSERHKKGAAIFAQAGGYSPTLGIIGTVMGLVHILADLSDPNTLGPKIASGFLATLYGLSSANLLFLPLATRLKALDEKEFGEKSLIIEGILYIQEGINPNTIAEKLKGFLSKEELKKFEGMDGKPEV is encoded by the coding sequence ATGGACATATCTGTTATTATTTTCATTATTGCAGGATTTGGATCTATTGTAGCAGGATATTTAATGGAGAAAGGATTATTAAGTGCGCTTTTTATAGCAGCACCAGCTGTAATAGTATTTGGTGGAACAGCAGGTGCAGTAGGACTTACATTTCCTATGGAGGTTTTAAAAAGATTACCTAAAATAGTAAAGGTAGCTATAAATCCTAAAAAAATAGATTTAGCAGGATTGGTAGCATATTTTAAAGATGTATCTTATAAGACTAGAAAAAATGGATTGTTAAGTCTTGAAGGAGAAATATCTGCTGACCCTAATTTAGATCCATTTATTAAAAAAGGACTTCAATTAGTAGTAGATGGAGTTGATCCACAAGCTGTTAGAAGTATTTTAGAGTTGGAATTGGAATCTACATCTGAAAGACATAAAAAAGGAGCTGCTATTTTTGCACAAGCAGGTGGATATTCCCCTACACTTGGTATTATAGGTACAGTAATGGGACTAGTTCACATTTTGGCTGATTTATCTGACCCTAACACATTGGGTCCTAAAATAGCGTCAGGATTCTTAGCTACATTGTATGGTCTTTCATCTGCAAACTTATTATTTTTACCATTAGCAACTAGATTAAAAGCACTAGACGAAAAAGAATTTGGAGAAAAATCTCTTATAATTGAAGGTATATTATATATACAAGAAGGAATAAATCCTAATACTATAGCAGAAAAATTAAAAGGATTTTTAAGTAAAGAGGAACTCAAAAAATTTGAAGGAATGGATGGTAAGCCAGAGGTATGA
- a CDS encoding DUF362 domain-containing protein: protein MAYKIEDSCVSCGSCASECPVNAISQGDSIFVIDENTCIDCGNCANVCPVGAPVQE from the coding sequence ATGGCTTACAAAATAGAGGATTCATGTGTAAGTTGTGGATCATGTGCTTCAGAATGTCCAGTTAACGCTATAAGTCAAGGTGATTCTATATTTGTTATAGATGAAAACACTTGTATCGATTGTGGAAATTGTGCAAATGTTTGTCCAGTAGGAGCACCAGTTCAAGAATAA
- a CDS encoding heavy-metal-associated domain-containing protein translates to MKSVLKIYNMNTAEDINKIRMAVSSNEGVVACQINKDKGEVNIVYDDYFVNNDKLIQSIEDLGYIVF, encoded by the coding sequence ATGAAGTCTGTATTAAAAATTTATAATATGAATACAGCTGAAGACATCAATAAGATTAGAATGGCAGTTTCAAGCAATGAAGGTGTAGTGGCTTGTCAAATAAATAAAGATAAAGGTGAAGTAAATATTGTGTACGATGATTATTTTGTCAATAACGATAAGCTGATTCAGTCTATAGAAGATTTGGGTTACATAGTATTTTAA